A stretch of the Anaerobaca lacustris genome encodes the following:
- the thyX gene encoding FAD-dependent thymidylate synthase produces the protein MNQQVCDRRLEVELLAITPDPERVIEQAGRTCYLSFDRIEEDSHQAFIRRLIKMGHESPLEHACATFRIRNCSRAMTHQLVRHRLMSVSQQSQRYVDEDEFAYVVPESLPAEYADDFHQDMRTIQQMYRKWRDRGLRKEDARFVLPNACTSEIVVSANFREWRHIFKLRTSAKAQWEIRDACRAMLSILADRAGACFDDILPEK, from the coding sequence ATGAATCAACAGGTTTGCGACCGTCGGCTGGAAGTGGAGCTTCTGGCCATCACGCCCGACCCGGAGCGCGTCATCGAGCAGGCGGGCCGGACATGCTATCTGAGCTTCGACCGCATCGAAGAGGATTCGCATCAGGCCTTCATTCGACGGCTCATCAAGATGGGGCATGAGTCGCCGCTGGAGCACGCCTGTGCGACGTTCCGCATCCGTAACTGCTCCCGTGCGATGACACATCAGCTCGTGCGGCATCGGCTGATGAGCGTCTCCCAGCAATCGCAGCGCTACGTGGACGAGGACGAGTTCGCCTACGTCGTGCCCGAGAGCCTTCCGGCCGAGTACGCCGACGACTTCCATCAGGACATGAGAACGATCCAGCAGATGTACCGCAAGTGGCGCGATCGCGGCCTCCGCAAAGAGGACGCCCGCTTCGTGCTGCCCAACGCCTGCACCAGCGAGATCGTCGTCTCGGCAAACTTCCGCGAATGGCGTCATATCTTCAAGCTGCGCACCAGCGCCAAGGCCCAGTGGGAAATTCGCGACGCCTGCCGCGCCATGCTGAGCATCCTGGCCGACCGCGCCGGCGCCTGCTTCGACGACATCCTTCCCGAGAAATAG